The Gloeobacter violaceus PCC 7421 DNA window ACGAGCCTGACTATCTGTACCTTCCGCCGCCAGATCCCGATGCTCAAGGCGGCGCAAAACTGGAAGTTTTATACCGAACCGCGCCAGCTCAGCAAATATGCCCTGCGCACGGCCATTCCCGCCCGGGGCACGGGGCCGCTGGCCGAGCAACTACGCGCCGGCCGCTACAAGGTCTATCAGCGCGACGACTTGATTTACGCCACCAAGGGCACCATCGGTCGGGTGGGACCTATCGTCGTGCACGTGAGCCTGCTGCTCATCATGGCGGGGGCGATGATCGGCGCCTTCGGCGGTTACCAGACCCAGCGGATGACCCTCGCGGGCGACAGTTTCGACATCCAACAAGTCGAGCAGTCGCGCCTGTCGCTGGCGCGCCCGCCCGACTGGACAGTGCGCGTCAACAAGTTCTGGATCGACTACCGCCCGGACGGCTCGGTGGACCAGTTTCACTCGGATCTCTCGGTGGTGAGCCCCGCAGGCAAGGAACTGGAGCGCAAAACCATCTCCGTCAACGACCCGCTGATTTACGACGGGGTGACGATGTACCAGGCAAGTTGGGCGGTCGGTGCTTTTAAGCTGCGCCTCAACGACAGCCCTGTGCTCACCATCCCGATGCAGCCTATCGAAGCCCCAAATGGCCAGGAAGCCTGGGGTCAGGCAATCCCCTTCGACAAAGACGGCCGGGTGGCTCTGCAGATGGTCACCCGCGGTCTGCAGGGCAGCCTAATGCTGTTGCCCTTCAACCCGCGCACCGGTGAAACCGTCCGCGAGGCGGCCACCCCCGCCCGGGTCGGCAAACCGGTGAGCGTACTCGGCCAGCGGCTGGTGATTGAAGAACTGGTGGGCCAGACCGGCATCCAGATCAAGGCCGATCCCGGCATCCCGGTGGTCTACGCCGGGTTCGCTTTGTTGATGGTAGGGTTGGCCATGAGCTATCTCAGCCACTCCCAGGTATGGGCCATCTACCGCGACGGCCAATTGCACGTCGCCGGGCGCACCAACCGGGCGCAGATCGGTTTTGAGCGTGAACTGGTCCGCATGGTGGCCGCCGTCCAGACCCCCCGTCCCCGCACTTCCGACGCCCTATCCGCCGCACAGGAGTAACGGTCCCATGAACGCGAGCCAGCTCGTCGCCATTCAGG harbors:
- a CDS encoding cytochrome c biogenesis protein; this translates as MTSLWRDIRHEVAAWLGSLKLAIGLFLAIAAASIAGTVIPQGESTDFYRQNYPDSGAVVWGFVTWRFIISLGLDEVYRSWWFVALLLLLATSLTICTFRRQIPMLKAAQNWKFYTEPRQLSKYALRTAIPARGTGPLAEQLRAGRYKVYQRDDLIYATKGTIGRVGPIVVHVSLLLIMAGAMIGAFGGYQTQRMTLAGDSFDIQQVEQSRLSLARPPDWTVRVNKFWIDYRPDGSVDQFHSDLSVVSPAGKELERKTISVNDPLIYDGVTMYQASWAVGAFKLRLNDSPVLTIPMQPIEAPNGQEAWGQAIPFDKDGRVALQMVTRGLQGSLMLLPFNPRTGETVREAATPARVGKPVSVLGQRLVIEELVGQTGIQIKADPGIPVVYAGFALLMVGLAMSYLSHSQVWAIYRDGQLHVAGRTNRAQIGFERELVRMVAAVQTPRPRTSDALSAAQE